The following coding sequences are from one Streptococcus sp. NPS 308 window:
- the mnmE gene encoding tRNA uridine-5-carboxymethylaminomethyl(34) synthesis GTPase MnmE gives MITREFDTIAAISTPLGEGAIGIVRLSGTDSFAIAQKIFKGKDLSKVTSHTLNYGHIIDPLTGKVMDEVMIGAMKSPKTFTREDIIEINTHGGIAVTNEILQLAIREGARLAEPGEFTKRAFLNGRVDLTQAEAVMDIIRAKTDKAMNIAVKQLDGSLSDLINNTRQEILNTLAQVEVNIDYPEYDDVEEATTAVVREKTMEFEQLLTNLLRTARRGKILREGISTAIIGRPNVGKSSLLNNLLREDKAIVTDIAGTTRDVIEEYVNINGVPLKLIDTAGIRETDDIVEQIGVERSKKALKEADLVLLVLNASEPLTAQDRQLLEISQDTNRIILLNKTDLPEAIETSELPEDVIRISVLKNQNIDKIEDRINNLFFENAGLVEQDATYLSNARHISLIEKAVESLQAVNEGLELGMPVDLLQVDLTRTWEILGEITGDAAPDELITQLFSQFCLGK, from the coding sequence ATGATTACACGTGAATTTGATACCATAGCTGCCATCTCTACTCCACTAGGCGAAGGAGCCATTGGTATTGTCCGCTTGAGCGGAACTGACAGTTTTGCTATTGCACAAAAGATTTTTAAAGGCAAGGATTTGAGTAAGGTTACCAGCCATACTCTTAACTACGGGCATATTATTGATCCTTTGACTGGTAAGGTCATGGACGAGGTTATGATTGGAGCTATGAAATCTCCAAAGACCTTCACTCGCGAGGACATTATCGAGATTAACACCCACGGTGGAATTGCTGTGACCAATGAGATCCTCCAGCTAGCTATCCGTGAAGGGGCTCGGTTAGCAGAACCTGGTGAATTTACCAAACGGGCCTTTCTAAATGGACGTGTAGACTTGACGCAAGCTGAGGCGGTGATGGACATCATCCGTGCCAAGACAGATAAAGCCATGAACATTGCAGTCAAACAATTGGACGGTTCCCTTTCTGATCTCATTAACAATACTCGCCAAGAAATCCTCAATACGCTTGCCCAAGTTGAGGTCAATATTGACTATCCTGAGTACGACGATGTTGAAGAAGCCACTACTGCAGTCGTCCGCGAGAAGACTATGGAGTTTGAGCAATTGCTAACCAATCTCCTTAGGACAGCCCGTCGCGGTAAAATCCTTCGTGAGGGAATTTCAACTGCCATTATCGGACGCCCCAACGTTGGAAAATCCAGCCTTCTCAACAACCTCTTGCGTGAAGACAAGGCTATCGTGACTGATATCGCTGGTACAACACGTGATGTTATTGAAGAATACGTCAACATCAACGGTGTCCCCCTTAAATTGATTGATACAGCTGGAATCCGTGAAACAGATGACATCGTGGAACAAATCGGTGTCGAGCGTTCCAAAAAAGCCCTCAAGGAAGCTGACTTAGTTCTACTGGTGCTCAATGCTAGTGAACCACTAACAGCACAAGACAGACAACTCTTAGAAATCAGTCAGGATACCAACCGCATTATTCTACTTAATAAAACTGACCTACCTGAAGCGATTGAAACTTCGGAACTACCTGAAGATGTCATCCGTATTTCAGTTCTTAAAAATCAAAATATCGATAAGATTGAAGATAGAATCAACAACCTTTTCTTTGAGAATGCTGGTTTGGTTGAGCAAGACGCCACTTACTTGTCAAATGCCCGCCACATTTCCTTGATTGAAAAAGCTGTTGAAAGCTTGCAAGCAGTTAATGAAGGACTAGAACTGGGGATGCCAGTTGACTTGCTTCAAG
- a CDS encoding thymidine kinase, translating into MAQLYYRYGTMNSGKTIEILKVAYNYEEQGKGVVIMTSALDTRDGVGYVSSRIGMKRPALAIEDDTDIYGLIRDLEIKPYCVLVDEAQFLKRHHVYDLARVVDELDIPVMAFGLKNDFRNELFEGSKHLLLLADKIDEIKTICQYCKKKATMVLRTLDGKPTYEGEQIQIGGNETYISVCRKHYFAPEINKENEEK; encoded by the coding sequence ATGGCACAGTTGTATTATCGTTATGGGACTATGAACTCAGGTAAAACGATTGAGATTCTTAAGGTAGCCTATAACTATGAGGAGCAAGGAAAGGGAGTTGTGATTATGACTTCGGCTCTGGATACGCGTGATGGTGTTGGCTATGTGTCGAGTCGAATCGGCATGAAACGACCTGCACTTGCGATTGAAGATGATACAGATATCTATGGCTTAATCCGAGATTTGGAAATCAAACCCTACTGTGTCTTGGTCGATGAGGCCCAGTTTCTCAAGCGTCACCATGTTTACGACCTAGCTCGTGTTGTCGATGAGTTAGACATCCCTGTCATGGCATTTGGTTTGAAGAATGACTTTCGCAATGAACTCTTCGAAGGTTCCAAACATCTCTTACTATTAGCAGACAAAATCGATGAGATTAAGACTATCTGTCAATATTGTAAGAAAAAGGCGACCATGGTATTACGAACATTGGATGGAAAACCTACCTATGAAGGTGAACAAATTCAGATTGGTGGCAATGAAACCTATATCTCGGTTTGCCGTAAACATTATTTTGCCCCTGAAATCAATAAGGAGAATGAAGAAAAATGA
- the prfA gene encoding peptide chain release factor 1: protein MNIYDQLQAVEDRYEELGELLSDPDVVSDTKRFMELSKEEASTRDTVTAYREYKQVLQNIIDAEEMIKESGGDADLEEMAKQELKDAKAEKEEYEEKLKILLLPKDPNDDKNIILEIRGAAGGDEAALFAGDLLTMYQKYAEAQGWRFEVMEASMNGVGGFKEVVAMVSGQSVYSKLKYESGAHRVQRVPVTESQGRVHTSTATVLVMPEVEEVEYDIDPKDLRVDIYHASGAGGQNVNKVATAVRIVHLPTNIKVEMQEERTQQKNREKAMKIIRARVADHFAQIAQDEQDAERKSTIGTGDRSERIRTYNFPQNRVTDHRIGLTLQKLDTILSGKLDEVVDALVLYDQTQKLEELNK, encoded by the coding sequence ATGAACATCTATGATCAACTACAAGCTGTAGAAGACCGTTATGAAGAACTAGGAGAATTGCTGAGTGACCCAGATGTCGTCTCAGACACCAAGCGTTTCATGGAGCTTTCGAAAGAAGAAGCTTCTACTCGTGATACAGTAACGGCCTACCGTGAGTACAAACAAGTCCTCCAAAACATCATTGATGCAGAAGAGATGATTAAAGAATCAGGCGGAGATGCGGACTTGGAAGAAATGGCCAAGCAAGAGCTCAAGGATGCCAAGGCTGAAAAAGAAGAATACGAAGAAAAACTAAAAATCTTGCTCCTTCCAAAAGATCCAAACGACGACAAGAACATCATCCTTGAAATCCGTGGAGCAGCTGGAGGTGACGAAGCAGCGCTTTTCGCTGGTGACCTCCTAACTATGTACCAAAAATATGCTGAAGCCCAAGGCTGGCGCTTTGAAGTCATGGAAGCTTCTATGAACGGTGTCGGTGGTTTCAAAGAAGTCGTTGCCATGGTTTCTGGTCAGTCTGTATACTCTAAACTCAAGTATGAGTCTGGTGCCCACCGTGTGCAACGTGTCCCTGTGACAGAAAGTCAAGGCCGTGTTCATACCTCGACAGCTACAGTTCTAGTCATGCCTGAAGTGGAAGAAGTAGAATACGATATTGATCCAAAAGACCTTCGTGTTGACATCTACCACGCATCAGGTGCTGGTGGACAGAACGTCAACAAGGTTGCGACTGCTGTTCGTATCGTTCACTTGCCAACCAATATCAAGGTTGAGATGCAGGAAGAACGTACCCAGCAGAAAAACCGTGAGAAGGCTATGAAGATTATTCGTGCGCGTGTGGCTGACCATTTTGCTCAGATTGCACAAGATGAGCAAGACGCTGAGCGTAAGTCAACTATCGGTACTGGTGACCGTTCAGAACGTATTCGTACTTACAACTTCCCACAAAATCGTGTCACAGATCATCGTATTGGTTTGACACTCCAGAAACTAGATACCATTTTGTCTGGTAAATTGGATGAAGTTGTGGACGCTTTGGTCCTTTACGATCAAACACAGAAATTAGAAGAATTAAACAAATAA
- a CDS encoding 4-oxalocrotonate tautomerase: protein MPFVRIDLFEGRTLEQKKALAKEVTEAVVRNTGAPQSAVHVIINDMPEGTYFPQGEMRTK from the coding sequence ATGCCATTTGTTCGCATCGATTTGTTTGAAGGACGTACGCTCGAGCAAAAGAAAGCTCTTGCTAAGGAGGTTACTGAAGCAGTTGTCCGCAACACAGGAGCACCTCAGTCTGCTGTTCATGTCATTATCAACGACATGCCTGAAGGAACCTATTTTCCTCAAGGTGAAATGCGTACCAAATAA